One Mucilaginibacter ginkgonis genomic region harbors:
- a CDS encoding beta-ketoacyl-ACP synthase III: MQKTYAAITAVNGYVPDYVLTNKELETMVDTNDEWITSRTGIKERRILKGEGLGTSDMAVPAVEGLLKKRGITADELELIIFCTTTPDMPFPATANILAAKIGATKAWGYDLQAACSGFLFGLATGASYIESGRYKKVLVIGGDKMSSIINYEDRATCIIFGDGCGCALLEPNEQGFGIIDSVLKSDGSGAPYLHMKAGGSVKPASHESIDAHEHFAYQEGQTVFKFAVTNMADVAAEVMERNALEADDVAWLVPHQANKRIIDATANRTGLSADKVIVNIERYGNTTNGTIPLCLWEWEDKFKKGDNLILAAFGGGFTWGAMYIKWAY, encoded by the coding sequence ATGCAAAAAACATATGCTGCTATTACTGCTGTAAATGGTTATGTGCCCGATTATGTGCTGACCAATAAAGAGCTGGAAACAATGGTAGATACCAATGACGAGTGGATCACCTCCCGTACAGGTATCAAAGAGCGCCGCATTTTAAAAGGCGAAGGCTTGGGTACGTCAGATATGGCAGTTCCGGCAGTTGAAGGCTTATTGAAGAAACGCGGTATCACAGCAGATGAACTAGAATTGATCATCTTTTGCACCACAACGCCCGATATGCCGTTCCCGGCAACGGCTAACATTTTAGCAGCTAAAATCGGCGCTACCAAAGCCTGGGGCTATGATCTGCAGGCAGCATGTTCGGGTTTTCTATTTGGCCTGGCTACAGGCGCATCTTATATAGAAAGCGGCAGGTACAAGAAAGTGTTAGTTATAGGTGGCGATAAAATGTCGTCTATCATAAATTACGAAGACCGCGCAACCTGTATCATTTTTGGTGACGGCTGCGGCTGCGCATTGCTGGAGCCGAATGAACAGGGTTTTGGCATTATAGATTCTGTTTTGAAGAGCGATGGTAGTGGGGCTCCATACCTGCACATGAAAGCGGGCGGTTCTGTAAAACCGGCATCGCACGAAAGTATAGACGCGCACGAGCATTTTGCTTATCAGGAAGGCCAAACAGTATTTAAATTCGCGGTTACCAATATGGCCGATGTTGCTGCCGAGGTGATGGAGCGTAATGCCTTAGAGGCAGACGACGTTGCATGGCTGGTGCCTCACCAGGCTAATAAACGCATTATAGACGCTACCGCTAACCGTACCGGCTTAAGCGCCGATAAGGTGATCGTAAACATAGAACGTTATGGTAATACTACCAACGGAACCATCCCCCTTTGTTTGTGGGAGTGGGAAGACAAATTTAAAAAAGGCGACAACCTGATACTGGCTGCTTTTGGTGGCGGGTTTACCTGGGGTGCCATGTACATTAAGTGGGCATATTAA
- the plsX gene encoding phosphate acyltransferase PlsX, with the protein MKIGLDIMGGDYAPKATVLGAIEACKELGADQKLVLIGDKPAAQSILEEQGFSCDNFEFVHTTQVIGMGEHPTKAIVQKADSSISVGFQMLKEGQIVAFSSAGNTGAMLVGSVFSVKTIPGISRPAMATIIPKLKGGLGILLDVGANADCKPENLMQFGVLGSAYAELVYKIPDPKVALMNIGEEEEKGNLLSLATYPLMKDTELFNFVGNVEGRDLFSDQADVIVTDGFTGNVILKMAESFYVISLKKQIKDEFFTRFNYEQYGGSPVLGVNAPVVVGHGISNPEAIKNMVLLSRDMYTSGLIDKIKQAFQPQ; encoded by the coding sequence ATGAAGATCGGCTTGGATATTATGGGCGGAGATTACGCCCCCAAAGCAACTGTTTTAGGGGCAATTGAAGCTTGTAAAGAACTTGGCGCAGATCAGAAATTGGTATTGATCGGCGATAAGCCTGCTGCTCAGTCTATTTTAGAAGAGCAGGGCTTTAGCTGCGATAACTTTGAGTTTGTACATACCACTCAGGTGATTGGCATGGGCGAGCACCCAACCAAAGCCATTGTACAAAAAGCCGATTCAAGTATTAGTGTGGGTTTCCAGATGTTGAAGGAAGGGCAGATAGTTGCTTTTTCGTCAGCAGGAAATACCGGCGCAATGCTTGTTGGTTCGGTATTCAGTGTAAAGACAATTCCCGGTATTTCGAGGCCTGCCATGGCCACAATCATACCCAAACTTAAAGGAGGTTTGGGTATTTTGCTTGATGTAGGTGCTAATGCCGATTGTAAGCCGGAGAACCTGATGCAGTTTGGTGTGTTAGGCAGCGCTTATGCCGAGCTGGTTTATAAAATTCCCGATCCGAAAGTCGCGCTGATGAACATCGGCGAAGAAGAGGAGAAAGGCAACCTGCTCTCATTGGCAACTTATCCGCTGATGAAGGATACCGAACTCTTTAACTTTGTAGGAAATGTAGAAGGCCGCGACTTATTTAGCGACCAGGCCGACGTGATCGTTACCGATGGCTTTACCGGCAACGTTATCCTTAAAATGGCCGAGTCTTTCTATGTTATATCTCTCAAAAAGCAAATAAAAGACGAGTTTTTTACCCGGTTCAACTATGAACAATATGGTGGCAGCCCGGTTTTGGGCGTAAATGCGCCGGTTGTTGTCGGGCATGGTATATCCAATCCGGAGGCTATCAAAAATATGGTATTGCTGTCGCGCGACATGTATACCAGCGGTTTGATAGATAAGATTAAACAAGCTTTTCAGCCACAATAA
- the rpmF gene encoding 50S ribosomal protein L32, which produces MPNPKRKFSKSRRDKRRTHYKAEAPGLTTCQATGAVHLPHRAYTVDGNIYYNGKLLVEKTAVA; this is translated from the coding sequence ATGCCAAATCCAAAACGGAAATTTTCGAAATCGAGAAGAGATAAACGCCGTACACACTACAAAGCAGAAGCACCGGGTTTAACAACTTGCCAGGCAACTGGTGCAGTGCATTTGCCACACCGCGCATATACTGTTGATGGTAACATTTACTACAATGGTAAATTGCTTGTTGAGAAAACTGCTGTAGCTTAA
- a CDS encoding YceD family protein: MKSLKTYLIPFTGLKLGKHEFDFEITDAFFAEFEYSLVKKADLICHVELDKQETMLILDFYIKGSIGLTCDKCLSQYPQQVEIREQQIAKFADEDIDEDEEIITLKKQEFEINIAGLIYEYVTVAVPFITRCNDEGNTPYCDKEMLAKLNELAGNGGSTEHEDPRWDALKKLK; this comes from the coding sequence TTGAAATCGTTAAAGACATACTTAATTCCATTTACCGGGTTAAAACTTGGTAAGCATGAGTTTGATTTTGAGATAACAGACGCGTTCTTTGCAGAGTTTGAATACTCGCTGGTTAAAAAAGCCGACCTGATTTGCCACGTAGAACTGGACAAACAGGAAACCATGCTGATACTTGATTTTTACATCAAAGGCAGCATTGGCCTTACTTGTGACAAGTGCTTGTCGCAATACCCGCAGCAGGTAGAGATCCGCGAGCAGCAGATAGCTAAATTTGCTGACGAAGACATTGACGAGGACGAAGAGATAATAACCCTTAAAAAGCAGGAGTTTGAAATAAACATTGCAGGGTTGATCTATGAATATGTAACTGTTGCGGTGCCGTTTATAACGCGCTGCAATGATGAGGGTAACACCCCATATTGTGATAAAGAAATGCTGGCAAAGCTTAATGAGCTGGCCGGCAATGGTGGAAGTACAGAGCACGAAGACCCGCGTTGGGACGCGCTCAAAAAATTAAAATAA
- a CDS encoding YfiT family bacillithiol transferase: MSDEILRYPIGKFSAPVSFTDEEIRRWIDDIKTLPGKVRNAVISLTEDQLNTPYRPGGWTIKQVVHHLADSHMNSLIRFKWALTEDNPVIKTYHEADWALLRDYQLPVESSLKSLEGIHQHMTALFESMSEDEWNRTFFHPEQQREISLKRNLALYSWHSRHHLAHITETKKAF; this comes from the coding sequence ATGTCTGACGAAATATTAAGGTACCCGATAGGAAAATTTTCTGCCCCCGTAAGTTTTACGGATGAAGAGATACGCCGCTGGATAGACGACATTAAAACCTTGCCCGGGAAAGTGCGCAATGCGGTTATTAGCCTAACCGAGGATCAATTGAACACACCCTACCGCCCCGGCGGGTGGACAATCAAACAAGTGGTGCACCATCTGGCAGACAGCCACATGAATTCGCTTATCCGCTTTAAATGGGCACTGACAGAAGATAACCCGGTTATAAAAACTTACCACGAGGCCGACTGGGCGCTACTGCGCGACTACCAACTGCCTGTGGAATCGTCATTAAAATCGTTGGAGGGGATCCATCAACATATGACCGCGCTTTTTGAGTCCATGAGCGAAGACGAATGGAACCGAACCTTTTTTCACCCCGAGCAGCAGAGAGAGATCTCGCTTAAACGTAATCTCGCGCTATACTCGTGGCACAGCAGGCATCATTTAGCGCATATAACTGAAACAAAGAAAGCGTTTTGA
- a CDS encoding FAD-dependent oxidoreductase, translated as MIKKGLLVLLMLVSALSYAETIHTDVLVIGGTESGTAAAIQSARSKLKTLLIEPQSLLGGQIIIGKGVITGNKDLPSGIWGEFRKHVIQYYRHNKNYGPAPDSSLRFEPYTGGAFLKKMADTVKNLTIKFNTSYTSIRQDGTGWEVNLKQGEEKIIVKARVLVDATTTSAAAKDVLKSTPLEGLEKLTVTDVESPYDQKLNLYRTAIAICDVQNGTPFSIPLGALVVKNADNLIVTGNGVSVDDTLKQVLQNPAVQLCIGQGAGTIAAYCAFFKTTTKNFTVKSVRAIQGELLDFKGYLLPFSDFPASDPNIRAIQQIGATGLIKGVLGIDRRFKEKKMLFMPDTLVRTAEIQPVLTDMYTRAFLWFNKNTPGTYFTTADLLSFISEISLRDPKTFRMDMEKQWQTVYKFKNTFDLQKPVNRREFAVLANKFLNPFARYVDITGKLIN; from the coding sequence ATGATAAAAAAAGGGCTGTTGGTATTATTGATGCTTGTGTCTGCGCTATCATATGCAGAGACCATTCATACCGACGTGCTGGTGATCGGTGGTACGGAAAGCGGAACAGCAGCGGCTATCCAATCGGCGCGCAGCAAGTTAAAAACGCTTTTAATAGAACCTCAATCGCTGTTGGGCGGACAGATCATTATAGGGAAAGGTGTTATAACCGGCAACAAAGATCTCCCGTCGGGGATCTGGGGTGAATTCCGTAAACATGTCATCCAATATTACCGCCACAATAAAAATTACGGACCAGCGCCGGATTCGTCTCTGAGATTTGAACCTTATACAGGCGGAGCCTTCTTGAAAAAAATGGCGGATACTGTAAAGAACCTCACCATAAAGTTCAACACCAGCTATACCTCTATCAGGCAAGATGGCACCGGCTGGGAGGTAAATTTAAAGCAGGGCGAAGAAAAGATCATAGTTAAAGCGCGGGTGCTGGTTGATGCAACAACGACATCAGCAGCAGCGAAAGATGTATTGAAAAGTACCCCACTTGAGGGTCTCGAAAAGTTGACTGTTACAGACGTAGAAAGTCCGTACGATCAAAAGCTAAATCTTTATCGAACAGCTATTGCCATTTGCGATGTACAGAATGGTACGCCGTTTAGTATACCGCTGGGCGCGCTGGTAGTTAAGAATGCAGACAATCTGATTGTTACCGGAAATGGCGTATCGGTTGATGACACCTTAAAACAGGTGTTGCAAAACCCTGCTGTGCAATTGTGTATTGGTCAGGGGGCGGGGACTATTGCCGCTTATTGCGCGTTCTTTAAAACCACAACAAAAAATTTCACGGTAAAATCTGTACGGGCTATACAGGGTGAACTGCTGGATTTCAAGGGCTATTTGCTCCCTTTCAGCGATTTCCCGGCGTCAGACCCAAATATTCGCGCGATACAACAGATTGGCGCAACCGGACTAATAAAAGGTGTTTTGGGGATTGATAGGCGTTTTAAAGAAAAGAAAATGCTTTTTATGCCCGATACGCTGGTGCGCACGGCGGAGATCCAACCTGTTTTAACAGATATGTATACACGAGCATTTTTATGGTTTAACAAGAACACGCCCGGCACTTATTTTACGACTGCAGATTTGCTTTCTTTTATAAGCGAGATCAGCCTACGCGATCCTAAAACCTTCCGGATGGACATGGAAAAGCAATGGCAAACGGTTTACAAATTCAAAAACACATTTGATCTGCAAAAGCCGGTTAATCGTCGTGAGTTTGCCGTGCTGGCCAATAAATTTCTAAATCCTTTTGCCCGATATGTAGATATTACCGGCAAACTGATTAACTAG
- a CDS encoding YihY/virulence factor BrkB family protein: MKKIFTKEYLNRWWCILKATFMGFSDDNGLKFSASLAYYTVFSLAPLLILVISLAGLFLGQDAITNSLYPQIKGYVGADAAAQIQDMLKNLELSGKTGTAIAIGVVTLMMGASSIFIEIQDSLNTIWRVKAKPKKSWLKLIQNRFISFSLIISLGFLFLVTMAVNLLILALSNRLQHFLPGLTIWVVNGINLAIGFIVISTLFGIIFKVLPDVKIKWSDVRSGAFFTALLFMLGKYVIGLYIEYSAKTSTYGAAGSIIVILLWIYYTAAILYIGAEFTQVYAEANGSHIEPAEYAVHIKQTEVEQHVDVLPPQNPELQNKLNKPVEGAAS, encoded by the coding sequence ATGAAAAAGATCTTTACCAAAGAATATCTTAACCGCTGGTGGTGCATTTTAAAAGCCACGTTCATGGGCTTTTCTGACGATAATGGCCTAAAGTTTAGCGCCTCTCTGGCATATTATACCGTGTTCTCGTTAGCGCCGCTTTTAATATTGGTAATTTCTCTTGCCGGCTTATTTCTGGGCCAGGACGCCATTACCAATTCCCTCTATCCGCAGATAAAAGGATATGTTGGCGCCGATGCCGCCGCGCAGATACAAGACATGCTTAAAAACCTCGAACTGTCTGGGAAAACGGGTACTGCAATTGCCATAGGTGTAGTGACCCTGATGATGGGTGCCAGCAGTATTTTTATTGAAATACAGGATTCTCTAAATACCATCTGGCGTGTAAAGGCGAAGCCTAAGAAAAGCTGGCTCAAGCTTATCCAAAACAGGTTTATCTCTTTTTCACTGATCATAAGCCTGGGCTTTTTATTCCTGGTTACCATGGCTGTCAATTTACTTATACTTGCGTTGAGCAACCGGCTTCAGCATTTTTTGCCGGGGTTAACCATTTGGGTGGTAAACGGCATAAACCTGGCTATTGGCTTTATTGTGATCTCGACATTATTCGGGATCATATTCAAGGTATTACCCGATGTGAAGATCAAGTGGAGCGATGTACGTTCGGGCGCGTTCTTTACCGCGTTGCTGTTTATGCTGGGTAAGTACGTGATCGGGCTTTATATAGAATATTCGGCAAAGACATCAACTTACGGTGCGGCAGGTTCTATCATCGTTATTTTGCTGTGGATCTATTATACCGCAGCTATATTGTATATAGGTGCCGAGTTTACACAAGTTTATGCTGAGGCTAATGGCAGCCACATTGAGCCGGCAGAATACGCGGTACATATTAAACAGACAGAGGTTGAGCAGCATGTAGATGTGCTGCCGCCACAAAACCCCGAACTACAGAACAAGTTGAATAAACCTGTTGAGGGCGCTGCTAGTTAA
- a CDS encoding isochorismatase family protein, which produces MITQLDKRTALVLVDLQKGIIQFPLANPIEDVLANAAKLVAAFRAKNLPIVVVNVNPSLNKRPATRKDANQPPREFDAEWLEIAPEIKTQPDDIFITKQTWNVFFETGLHEQLQAIGVTGIVLAGVSTSIGVEGTARSAFEFGYNIAFAQDAMTDMIAEAQERSIKYIFPRIGQVDSTDQIIEVLKGK; this is translated from the coding sequence ATGATAACTCAATTAGATAAACGTACCGCATTGGTGCTTGTAGACCTGCAAAAGGGAATTATTCAATTTCCACTGGCAAACCCTATTGAGGACGTTTTGGCCAACGCCGCTAAGTTAGTGGCCGCGTTCAGGGCAAAGAATTTGCCGATAGTTGTGGTCAACGTCAACCCATCCTTAAATAAACGGCCCGCTACACGTAAGGATGCAAATCAGCCGCCACGCGAATTCGATGCCGAGTGGCTGGAAATAGCACCTGAAATTAAAACGCAACCTGATGATATTTTCATCACTAAACAAACATGGAACGTTTTTTTTGAAACCGGGCTGCATGAACAACTGCAGGCTATTGGCGTTACAGGAATCGTTTTGGCAGGTGTTTCTACCAGCATTGGCGTAGAAGGTACAGCGCGTTCGGCTTTTGAATTTGGTTATAATATAGCTTTTGCGCAGGATGCCATGACCGACATGATTGCCGAAGCGCAGGAGCGCTCTATCAAATACATATTCCCGCGCATTGGCCAGGTTGATAGTACAGATCAAATTATAGAGGTGTTAAAAGGAAAGTAA
- a CDS encoding MFS transporter, which yields MQINTFNAFKSRNYRLFFLGQSVSLIGTWMQKTAVSWVVYSLTHSKFMLGVTLFASLFPTFVLSSIGGVVSDRYNRFKVLLTTQVSSMIQAIALAMLIFFNHFNIWEVVALSAILGIINAFDVPARQALVYDMVDDKKDLPNALALNSSMVNLSRLIGPAIAGIAIEKLGDDVCFGLNALSFVAVIGSLLLMRLPAYVAKPHTKNVLGELKEGFLYVKNTPTIGFVILMLALMSLLVLPYNTLIPVYAKDIFHGTASTFGVIDSAIGLGAFCGAIFLASLKPGTDLNKILTINTFVFGIGLSLFAFEKTYWLALIFITISAFGMMSQVTITNTLVQTTVSADMRGRVISLYAMAFFGMQPIGGLIVGALSQRFGAETTILVQGTVAMLIGGLHLWHLQSVKMKSAQTAPTLDKQPSVMMEHSA from the coding sequence ATGCAAATAAATACATTTAACGCTTTCAAAAGCCGCAACTACAGGTTGTTTTTCTTAGGCCAGTCGGTTTCGCTGATAGGCACCTGGATGCAGAAGACCGCCGTGAGTTGGGTAGTATATTCTTTAACACATTCAAAATTTATGCTTGGGGTTACGCTGTTTGCCAGCTTGTTCCCCACTTTCGTGCTGTCTTCGATTGGCGGCGTAGTATCAGACAGGTACAACCGCTTTAAGGTATTGCTTACAACGCAGGTGTCATCTATGATACAAGCCATTGCATTGGCTATGCTCATCTTCTTCAATCATTTTAATATCTGGGAAGTGGTAGCGCTAAGCGCCATACTAGGCATCATTAATGCCTTTGATGTTCCGGCAAGGCAAGCGCTTGTGTATGATATGGTCGACGATAAAAAAGACCTGCCTAATGCCCTGGCGCTCAATTCGTCGATGGTAAACCTATCCCGGCTTATCGGTCCGGCTATTGCAGGTATCGCGATTGAGAAATTAGGCGATGACGTTTGCTTTGGGCTTAACGCGCTGAGTTTTGTGGCGGTGATAGGTTCGTTATTGTTGATGCGGCTGCCTGCTTACGTTGCAAAACCCCACACAAAAAACGTTTTAGGGGAGCTTAAAGAAGGATTTCTGTATGTAAAAAATACGCCTACCATCGGCTTTGTGATTTTGATGCTGGCCTTGATGAGTTTATTGGTATTGCCTTATAATACTTTGATACCTGTTTATGCTAAAGACATATTTCATGGCACTGCCTCAACCTTCGGTGTTATCGACAGCGCCATTGGCCTGGGTGCTTTTTGCGGGGCGATATTTTTAGCTTCGCTTAAGCCAGGCACAGATCTGAACAAGATTCTGACTATCAATACTTTTGTGTTCGGCATTGGCCTGTCATTGTTCGCGTTTGAGAAGACTTACTGGCTGGCACTTATTTTTATTACCATTAGTGCCTTTGGTATGATGTCGCAGGTAACAATAACCAATACACTTGTCCAAACCACAGTGTCTGCCGACATGCGCGGGCGTGTTATCAGTTTGTATGCCATGGCTTTCTTCGGTATGCAGCCAATTGGCGGACTCATTGTAGGCGCTTTATCGCAACGTTTCGGCGCGGAAACCACAATATTGGTTCAGGGTACAGTGGCCATGCTTATAGGTGGTTTGCATTTATGGCATTTACAATCGGTAAAGATGAAAAGTGCCCAAACAGCGCCAACATTAGACAAACAGCCATCCGTAATGATGGAACATTCTGCGTAA
- a CDS encoding MarR family winged helix-turn-helix transcriptional regulator, whose translation MRSKSGAIGSLSLTERSVLKLLDEHKQLLPSELAVIEKITTQSMSQILNHLTELDLIIRTPSETDKRKVLITMSAAGLELLYKTRHERDEWLAKALQETCTDTELEVLIKAVGPLSRVVNFE comes from the coding sequence TTGAGGAGCAAGTCCGGTGCTATTGGCAGTCTGTCGTTAACAGAACGGTCTGTTCTGAAATTGCTTGACGAGCATAAACAACTATTGCCAAGCGAACTGGCTGTAATTGAGAAGATCACCACACAATCCATGTCGCAGATATTGAATCATCTTACCGAGCTGGATCTTATCATTCGCACACCATCAGAAACGGATAAACGCAAAGTGCTGATCACGATGTCTGCCGCTGGACTGGAACTATTATACAAAACCCGCCACGAACGAGACGAATGGCTAGCCAAGGCTCTACAGGAAACTTGTACAGATACAGAATTAGAAGTGCTTATCAAGGCCGTTGGGCCTTTAAGCCGTGTTGTAAACTTTGAATAA
- a CDS encoding M15 family metallopeptidase — protein sequence MKYLLSFIVVLTALTVKGQSFDYSDSLHVVKFAQYKEQVKENSNNQLVEIIPAKTGILLDVRYATTNNFMHAVMYPQARAFARLPVYHALLAIQHDLEKQGLGLKIFDGYRPYNITVKFYNMTRDTSFVANPAHGSKHNRGCAIDLTIVDLKTGKEIEMPTGYDSFTKAAAAKFEPVSATAKKNRQLLQDEMTSHGFQILPTEWWHFDFIGWQQYKLLDIPFSQL from the coding sequence ATGAAGTATCTTCTTTCTTTTATCGTTGTTCTTACAGCTTTAACAGTTAAAGGCCAAAGCTTCGACTATAGCGATAGCTTGCATGTGGTGAAGTTTGCACAGTACAAAGAGCAGGTAAAAGAAAATTCCAATAACCAATTGGTTGAAATTATTCCGGCTAAGACAGGCATCCTGCTTGATGTGCGTTATGCCACCACCAACAACTTTATGCATGCGGTTATGTATCCCCAGGCAAGGGCGTTTGCGCGTTTGCCGGTGTATCACGCTTTGCTGGCAATTCAGCACGACCTGGAGAAACAGGGCTTAGGATTGAAGATCTTTGATGGTTACCGGCCCTATAATATCACCGTTAAGTTCTACAATATGACGCGCGATACCAGCTTTGTTGCAAACCCCGCGCATGGCTCAAAACATAACCGCGGCTGTGCAATCGACCTTACAATTGTGGACTTGAAAACCGGCAAGGAAATTGAAATGCCAACCGGCTATGATAGTTTCACTAAAGCGGCGGCTGCCAAATTTGAACCGGTGAGTGCGACGGCTAAAAAGAACCGCCAATTGTTGCAGGATGAAATGACCTCGCACGGTTTCCAGATATTGCCTACCGAGTGGTGGCACTTCGACTTTATTGGCTGGCAGCAATACAAATTGCTGGATATCCCTTTCAGCCAATTGTAA
- a CDS encoding alanine dehydrogenase produces the protein MSTGLYSGFSDVAKQAMMQPQESMLEVKTKKNQLFIGIPKEISFQENRIALTPLSVALLINNGHQLMLESNAGQAANFSDKDYAEQGAQIVYDAKQVYEQSDIIIKIAPPMLKEVELMKAGQILISTLQLSTLKADCLQAMLKKKITALSFEHLQDEGGSLTVIRAMSEIVGATSILIAAEYLSNVFDGKGLMLGGITGVPPTEIVILGAGTVGEYAARTAISLGAEVKVFDPSIYKLRRLQNNIGTRVFTSVVQPIVLEKAITTCDVAIGAMRAEDGRSPCIISETTVSRMKPNSVVIDVSIDQGGCFETSEVTNHTQPVFRKYDVIHYCVPNIASRVARTATYALTNIFTPILLDIGEHGGLKNVIWQKNGVRNAVYIYQGQLTNKSLGERFNMQSKDLDLMIVSNR, from the coding sequence ATGAGTACAGGTTTGTACAGCGGATTTTCTGATGTGGCCAAGCAGGCAATGATGCAGCCCCAGGAATCTATGCTTGAGGTAAAGACGAAGAAGAATCAGCTGTTTATTGGTATCCCCAAAGAAATATCATTTCAGGAAAATCGTATCGCGTTAACCCCGCTATCAGTCGCCTTGCTGATAAATAACGGCCACCAGCTTATGCTTGAGAGCAACGCCGGCCAGGCTGCTAATTTTTCTGACAAGGATTACGCAGAGCAAGGCGCGCAGATCGTCTACGACGCCAAACAAGTTTATGAGCAAAGCGACATCATCATAAAAATTGCCCCACCAATGCTTAAAGAGGTGGAGCTGATGAAGGCTGGGCAGATCCTGATCTCTACTTTGCAACTGTCCACGCTTAAGGCAGATTGCCTGCAAGCTATGCTCAAAAAGAAGATAACAGCTTTATCGTTTGAGCATTTACAAGATGAAGGCGGCTCATTAACGGTGATCCGCGCCATGAGCGAAATAGTGGGAGCAACATCTATCCTTATCGCTGCTGAATATTTAAGTAATGTTTTTGACGGCAAAGGCCTTATGCTTGGAGGCATTACAGGTGTACCGCCAACTGAGATAGTAATTTTAGGTGCAGGAACGGTAGGTGAATATGCGGCGCGCACAGCGATCTCATTAGGTGCAGAAGTTAAGGTCTTTGACCCATCTATTTATAAACTACGCAGGCTGCAGAATAATATCGGCACACGTGTATTTACATCTGTGGTACAGCCCATAGTTTTAGAAAAGGCTATTACCACCTGCGACGTTGCAATTGGCGCTATGCGCGCCGAAGATGGCCGCAGTCCGTGTATAATTTCAGAAACTACGGTGAGCCGTATGAAGCCAAATTCTGTGGTAATTGATGTAAGTATTGACCAGGGAGGCTGCTTTGAAACATCGGAAGTAACTAATCATACACAGCCGGTGTTTAGAAAGTATGATGTGATCCATTACTGTGTACCCAACATCGCGTCGCGCGTGGCGCGGACCGCTACATACGCCTTGACCAATATTTTTACACCAATCCTTCTTGACATTGGCGAGCACGGAGGTTTAAAAAACGTGATATGGCAGAAGAATGGCGTCCGTAATGCAGTTTACATCTATCAGGGGCAGCTCACCAATAAATCACTTGGCGAGCGCTTCAATATGCAAAGCAAAGATCTTGATCTGATGATCGTGTCAAACCGGTAA
- the tsaE gene encoding tRNA (adenosine(37)-N6)-threonylcarbamoyltransferase complex ATPase subunit type 1 TsaE, producing the protein MNQASLRLTLNSLTDLPSAAQEIVAFAGSARILLFYGEMGAGKTTLITRLCKVLGVKEDVSSPTFSIVNQYRGKESDIYHFDFYRLKNQNEALDMGYEEYFYSDAWCLVEWPEKINGLLPQHYVKVRISATGQSSREIIVQHI; encoded by the coding sequence ATGAACCAGGCCTCTCTTAGACTTACGCTAAATTCCCTAACAGACTTGCCCTCCGCCGCGCAAGAGATCGTTGCTTTCGCAGGTAGTGCGCGCATCCTGTTATTCTATGGCGAAATGGGCGCGGGCAAAACAACACTTATTACTCGGTTGTGTAAGGTTTTGGGCGTAAAAGAAGATGTAAGCAGCCCTACGTTCTCTATCGTAAATCAGTATCGTGGCAAAGAGAGCGATATTTATCACTTTGATTTCTATCGCTTAAAAAATCAAAATGAGGCCCTGGATATGGGCTATGAAGAATATTTTTATTCAGACGCGTGGTGTCTGGTGGAGTGGCCAGAGAAGATCAATGGTTTGTTGCCGCAGCATTATGTAAAAGTGAGGATATCTGCTACCGGGCAATCATCGCGCGAAATTATTGTTCAGCATATTTAA
- a CDS encoding PIN domain-containing protein — protein sequence MNGNSAIIDSNILIYFLIGKVGVQKFFRKYECAFSFISELEVLSGANGEDLLKAKNVIAEYRVIEYLPAIRDIVIDIRSKKKIKLADAIIAATAIYLKYPLISSDKGFFGIDGLDFVYHEPGLS from the coding sequence ATGAATGGGAATAGTGCCATAATTGACAGCAATATTCTTATTTATTTTTTAATAGGCAAAGTTGGCGTCCAGAAATTTTTCAGAAAGTATGAATGCGCTTTTTCTTTCATTTCTGAATTAGAGGTTTTATCAGGGGCAAATGGAGAAGATCTTTTAAAGGCGAAAAATGTTATTGCGGAGTACCGAGTAATCGAATATTTGCCAGCAATTAGAGATATTGTTATCGACATTAGGTCTAAAAAGAAAATAAAGCTTGCCGACGCTATAATAGCCGCTACGGCTATTTATCTTAAATATCCACTTATATCTTCGGACAAAGGTTTCTTTGGGATAGATGGGTTAGATTTTGTATACCATGAACCAGGCCTCTCTTAG